Proteins from a single region of Sinorhizobium alkalisoli:
- the ppa gene encoding inorganic diphosphatase: protein MRIDAISIGKNPPEDVNVIVEVPVGGHPIKYEMDKEAGTLVVDRFLYTPMTYPGNYGFVPHTLSDDGDPIDVLICNTRPLVPGCVINVRPIGVMMMEDNSGKDEKIIAVPSGHLTKRYDKVDDYTDLPEITLKQIEHFFEHYKDLEPGKWVKIFGWKDASVARQLIVEAIERAKAQK from the coding sequence ATGCGGATCGACGCGATTTCCATCGGAAAGAATCCACCGGAAGATGTCAATGTGATCGTGGAAGTCCCGGTCGGCGGGCATCCGATCAAGTATGAAATGGACAAGGAAGCCGGCACGCTGGTCGTCGACCGCTTCCTCTACACGCCGATGACCTATCCGGGCAATTACGGTTTCGTGCCGCACACCCTTTCCGATGATGGCGATCCGATCGACGTGCTCATCTGCAACACGCGGCCGCTGGTGCCGGGCTGCGTCATCAATGTCCGCCCGATCGGCGTGATGATGATGGAAGACAATTCCGGCAAGGACGAGAAGATCATCGCCGTGCCGTCGGGACATCTCACCAAGCGCTACGACAAGGTGGACGACTATACCGATCTGCCGGAAATCACGCTCAAGCAGATCGAGCACTTCTTCGAGCACTACAAGGACCTGGAGCCCGGCAAGTGGGTGAAGATCTTCGGCTGGAAGGATGCGAGCGTCGCCCGCCAGCTGATCGTCGAGGCGATCGAACGCGCCAAGGCGCAGAAGTAA
- a CDS encoding YggT family protein: MLAVIATLNLIINIAWFLIIASAIFSWLYAFNVINVNNQAINMIGRSLYQLTEPLYRPIRRYLPDMGGIDLSPLIVLVILYFIWYFLNTTVASALLG; the protein is encoded by the coding sequence ATGCTCGCAGTCATCGCAACCTTGAACCTCATCATCAATATCGCCTGGTTCCTGATCATCGCATCGGCCATCTTCTCCTGGCTCTACGCATTCAACGTGATCAATGTGAACAATCAGGCGATCAACATGATCGGCCGATCGCTCTATCAGTTGACCGAGCCTCTTTACCGGCCGATCCGCCGGTACCTGCCGGACATGGGCGGCATCGATCTGTCGCCGCTGATCGTTCTGGTGATCCTCTATTTCATCTGGTATTTCCTGAACACGACCGTCGCTTCGGCGCTGCTCGGCTAG
- a CDS encoding GNAT family N-acetyltransferase has product MKTVSIEVRPGEPREAAAIADVHRASWLQAYGGLIPHRPLIRMVNRRDETWWRKATRGPATLLVIDVAGTIAGYATLGLSRARALPQEGEIYEIYLRPEYQGMGLGRVLFGEARSLLKSLGCEGVVVWCLEDSDQAYHFFQSAGGRDIAEGMEDFGEKHLKKVGFVWT; this is encoded by the coding sequence ATGAAGACTGTTTCGATCGAGGTCAGGCCCGGGGAGCCACGCGAGGCGGCGGCGATCGCCGACGTTCATCGCGCTTCCTGGCTGCAGGCCTATGGCGGCCTGATCCCGCACCGCCCGCTGATCCGGATGGTCAATCGCCGCGACGAAACGTGGTGGCGCAAAGCCACGCGGGGACCGGCGACACTGCTCGTCATCGATGTCGCGGGAACGATAGCCGGCTATGCGACGCTCGGCCTGAGCCGCGCGCGGGCGCTGCCGCAGGAAGGCGAGATCTACGAGATCTATCTTCGCCCCGAATATCAGGGCATGGGCCTCGGGCGGGTGCTGTTCGGGGAGGCCCGGAGCCTGTTGAAATCGCTCGGCTGCGAGGGCGTCGTGGTCTGGTGTCTGGAGGACAGCGACCAGGCCTATCATTTCTTCCAGTCGGCCGGCGGCCGCGATATTGCCGAGGGCATGGAGGATTTCGGCGAGAAGCACCTGAAGAAGGTCGGCTTCGTCTGGACGTGA
- a CDS encoding DUF167 domain-containing protein, whose amino-acid sequence MTHGALTSFGDHARLTVRLTPNGGRDAVDGFATAADGEEHLKVRVRAVPEKGRANQALIALLAKTLGVAKNRISLLSGDTQRKKILRIEANPEEIENRLAEIVGETK is encoded by the coding sequence GTGACGCACGGCGCCCTCACGAGTTTCGGGGACCATGCGCGCCTTACCGTGCGGCTGACGCCGAATGGCGGGCGCGACGCGGTCGACGGCTTCGCGACGGCGGCCGACGGAGAGGAGCACCTGAAGGTCAGGGTTCGCGCCGTGCCGGAGAAGGGCAGGGCGAACCAGGCACTGATCGCGCTCCTTGCCAAGACGCTCGGCGTGGCGAAGAACAGGATTTCGCTTCTTTCGGGAGACACGCAGCGCAAAAAAATCCTCCGGATCGAAGCCAATCCGGAGGAAATCGAGAACCGTCTTGCCGAGATCGTCGGCGAGACGAAATAG
- a CDS encoding MFS transporter, with protein MSADYAAHRFAAFRHVGYRRYFLSRFLAYFAVQIMSVAVGWQIYDLTRDPFALGLIGLFQFLPSLVLILVTGSVADRYNRRVIMGLCMLLSTLCAAALLALTVTGLFSPWPVYAILIVFGIERAFLAPASQSLAPNLVPAEDLANAIAWNSSSWQTATIVGPVVGGLIYGLGPTVPYTVSLCFFAAAALMVLAVPKPAQRSAQAGQSWQTITAGFRYIRAEKVVLGAISLDLFAVLLGGAVALMPVFARDVLALGPWGLGLLRAAPGIGAVGMAIWLAAHPIRNRAGFYMFTGVALFGLATIVFGLSTTAWISITALIVMGAADMISVYVREILITLWTPDELRGRVNAVNMVFIGASNELGEFRAGMMASGFGSVFAVVFGGMGTLLVSVLWAIGFPQLRKIDTLDVPAEHRSV; from the coding sequence ATGTCGGCCGATTATGCTGCGCATCGCTTCGCCGCCTTCCGGCATGTCGGCTACCGGCGCTATTTCCTCTCCCGCTTCCTCGCCTATTTTGCCGTCCAGATCATGTCGGTTGCGGTCGGCTGGCAGATCTACGACCTGACCCGCGACCCCTTCGCGCTCGGGCTCATCGGTCTCTTCCAGTTCCTGCCCTCGCTCGTCCTCATCCTCGTCACCGGCAGCGTGGCGGATCGCTACAATCGCCGCGTCATCATGGGGCTCTGCATGTTGCTCAGCACGCTCTGTGCCGCGGCCCTCCTGGCACTGACGGTGACGGGCTTGTTTTCGCCCTGGCCGGTCTATGCGATCCTGATCGTCTTCGGCATCGAGCGGGCGTTTCTTGCACCGGCCTCGCAGTCGCTGGCGCCCAATCTCGTGCCGGCCGAAGACCTGGCGAATGCGATTGCCTGGAATTCCTCGTCCTGGCAGACGGCGACGATCGTCGGGCCGGTGGTGGGCGGGTTGATCTACGGACTTGGTCCGACGGTGCCCTATACGGTCAGTCTCTGCTTCTTCGCCGCGGCGGCGCTCATGGTGCTGGCGGTGCCGAAACCCGCCCAGCGTTCGGCGCAAGCGGGGCAGAGCTGGCAGACGATCACCGCCGGCTTCCGCTATATCAGGGCCGAAAAAGTGGTGCTCGGAGCGATCTCGCTCGACCTCTTCGCCGTCCTGCTCGGCGGCGCAGTGGCGCTGATGCCGGTCTTCGCACGCGACGTTCTGGCGCTCGGGCCGTGGGGCCTCGGACTTTTGCGCGCCGCGCCGGGCATCGGCGCCGTCGGCATGGCCATCTGGCTCGCCGCCCACCCCATTCGAAACCGCGCCGGCTTCTATATGTTCACCGGCGTCGCGCTTTTCGGTCTTGCCACCATCGTTTTCGGCCTTTCCACGACGGCCTGGATCTCGATCACCGCGCTCATCGTCATGGGGGCTGCGGACATGATTTCCGTCTACGTGCGCGAGATCCTGATCACTCTCTGGACCCCGGACGAACTGCGCGGCCGCGTGAATGCCGTCAACATGGTGTTCATCGGCGCCTCCAACGAGCTTGGCGAATTCCGGGCCGGAATGATGGCTTCAGGCTTCGGCTCCGTCTTCGCCGTCGTCTTCGGCGGCATGGGCACCTTGCTCGTATCGGTTCTTTGGGCGATCGGTTTTCCGCAACTGCGCAAGATCGACACGCTCGACGTGCCGGCGGAGCACCGGAGCGTTTGA